A genomic stretch from Hydrogenispora ethanolica includes:
- a CDS encoding ABC transporter ATP-binding protein: protein MLQKLLFLSDQGYRDFKAAVRANVLVNLSFMAPIIVMNLVIMEILKPFVGGAVDYARLWSYAGIGLVLVIAMYCANRYEYGKTYVAAYAAAAEKRIAVAEQLRRLPLSFFNQKDLTELTTNLMADCTNIEHTFSHLFPQLAGNIITIAGVTVLLCLYDWQMALAIFGTLPLSFLILFGSRSLQRRIGERHVAAKLKSAEQSQEYLEGIKVIKAFGLSGEKFTSLDRALRDFMKQSIRLEAIVGSFVVSAIVILRFGLTAAIFVGVHRLSGGRLDLVKFVVFLIVGSGIYTSLSTIMTMFGEIFYTLISLDRMKALQAQPLMEGDAGIALERFHIAFDRVSFGYNQDEVIRDASFTIPQGKVTALVGPSGSGKSTVARLVARFWDVSRGGARIGDRNIREIDPEHLLSYIAIVFQDVVLFNDTVYNNIRIGNPDAGEDRVIAAARMAQCDGFIRRMPQGYQTLIGENGCTLSGGERQRISIARALLKNAPIVLLDEATASLDPENEAEIQTAISNLIKGRTVVVIAHRLRTVAAADQIIVLDRGQVVEQGRHAELMERDGLYARLYRIQQESLGWAI from the coding sequence ATGCTTCAGAAATTATTATTCTTATCCGATCAGGGCTACCGGGATTTCAAGGCGGCGGTCCGTGCCAATGTGCTGGTCAATCTGAGCTTCATGGCCCCGATCATCGTGATGAACCTGGTGATCATGGAGATCCTCAAGCCCTTTGTGGGCGGGGCCGTGGATTACGCCAGGCTCTGGAGCTATGCCGGGATCGGGCTGGTGCTGGTGATCGCGATGTACTGCGCCAACCGCTATGAATATGGGAAAACCTATGTCGCGGCCTACGCGGCCGCGGCCGAGAAGCGGATCGCCGTGGCCGAACAGTTGCGCCGGTTGCCGCTGAGCTTCTTCAATCAGAAGGATCTGACCGAGCTGACCACCAACCTGATGGCCGACTGCACCAATATCGAGCACACGTTTTCCCATCTTTTTCCGCAACTGGCGGGGAATATCATCACCATTGCGGGGGTGACCGTCCTGCTCTGCCTGTATGACTGGCAAATGGCGCTGGCCATCTTCGGCACCCTGCCGCTCTCCTTCCTGATCCTCTTCGGCAGCCGGAGCCTGCAGCGCCGGATCGGCGAACGCCACGTGGCGGCCAAGCTGAAATCGGCCGAACAATCCCAGGAATACCTGGAAGGGATCAAGGTCATCAAAGCCTTCGGCCTGAGCGGCGAGAAATTCACCAGCCTGGACCGGGCGCTGCGCGACTTCATGAAGCAAAGCATCCGGCTGGAGGCGATCGTCGGCTCCTTCGTGGTCAGCGCCATTGTGATCCTGCGGTTCGGGCTGACGGCGGCGATCTTCGTCGGCGTCCACCGGCTCAGCGGCGGCCGGCTCGATCTGGTCAAATTCGTGGTGTTTCTGATCGTCGGCTCGGGGATCTATACCTCGTTGTCCACCATCATGACGATGTTCGGCGAGATCTTCTATACCCTGATCTCGCTCGACCGCATGAAGGCGCTGCAGGCCCAGCCGTTGATGGAAGGGGACGCCGGGATCGCGCTGGAACGGTTCCATATCGCCTTCGACCGGGTGAGCTTCGGGTACAATCAGGACGAGGTGATCCGCGACGCCAGCTTTACCATTCCCCAGGGCAAGGTGACGGCGCTGGTCGGCCCGTCCGGCAGCGGCAAAAGCACCGTCGCCAGGCTGGTGGCGCGCTTTTGGGATGTGAGCCGGGGCGGAGCCCGGATCGGCGACCGGAATATCCGGGAGATCGACCCGGAGCACCTGCTCTCCTATATCGCCATCGTCTTTCAGGACGTGGTGCTCTTCAACGACACGGTCTACAACAACATCCGGATCGGGAACCCCGACGCCGGTGAGGACCGGGTGATCGCAGCCGCCCGGATGGCCCAGTGCGACGGCTTCATCCGGCGCATGCCCCAGGGCTACCAAACCCTGATCGGCGAGAACGGCTGCACCCTGTCGGGCGGCGAGCGCCAGCGGATCTCGATCGCCCGGGCGCTTTTGAAGAACGCGCCCATCGTGCTGCTGGACGAGGCCACCGCCTCCCTCGATCCCGAGAACGAGGCCGAGATCCAGACGGCCATCTCCAACCTGATCAAGGGCCGGACCGTGGTGGTCATCGCCCACCGGCTGCGCACCGTGGCCGCGGCCGACCAGATCATCGTGCTGGACCGGGGCCAGGTGGTCGAGCAGGGCAGGCATGCCGAACTGATGGAGCGCGACGGCTTATACGCCAGGCTGTACCGGATTCAGCAGGAGAGCCTGGGCTGGGCGATCTGA